The following proteins are co-located in the Microcystis wesenbergii NRERC-220 genome:
- a CDS encoding S8 family peptidase: MKKILLLTLFIIGLGFALFNFTGLANRGEYQSILIDFKDDIPVIVLDEQLNAINKKAGKTTSLNSIFSIDEHLYTVDGDSKLLKTLRNSDLKKYTESIEPDYIYHAFIAPNDPDYSKQWNLRGINIERAWEENHGEGITVAVIDTGVSRVPDLRETEFVEGYDFVNDRSNAEDDNGHGTHVAGTIAQSTNNNYGVAGIAYKAKIMPLKVLSGTGGGSVGDIAEAIRFAVDNQADVINMSLGGGGETQVMKEAIEYAYSKGVVIVAAAGNADDNSAAYPARFPHVIGVSAVDASGNKAPYSNFGAGIDIAAPGGSDTGKIIQETIDPAQGGEPAFLGFQGTSMAAPHVAGVVALIKAAGIKEPSAVLEVLQQSARKINDDPFNHFGAGQLDAGSAVQLALKGQITFRDFWRWLRDNGYLNPRFWIDGGAVAVLPKMAMVLGSYLLAWWLRSYFPFSWNGFLNAGLIFGSSGLFFLRGLYIFDLPQWPFRVMGSSLSDLGGVIQGSSALNPLFASVILPFVLIALLLGHPQAKWLAVGVTLAMAVTLGISAVIHPTLIWLGSGRSAQAFLGVNALLCLGLSYLALKSATSSRYA; encoded by the coding sequence ATGAAAAAAATTTTATTGTTAACCCTATTTATTATCGGTCTAGGATTTGCTCTCTTTAACTTTACTGGATTAGCAAATCGGGGCGAATATCAATCAATTTTGATCGACTTTAAGGACGATATACCCGTCATTGTCCTCGATGAGCAGTTAAATGCTATCAACAAAAAAGCGGGAAAAACCACCAGTTTAAATAGTATTTTTTCCATCGATGAACATCTTTACACCGTCGATGGAGATAGCAAACTCCTGAAAACTCTCCGCAATTCCGACCTAAAAAAATACACCGAATCGATCGAACCCGATTATATTTATCATGCTTTCATCGCCCCCAATGACCCCGACTATAGCAAACAGTGGAACTTGAGGGGGATAAACATCGAACGCGCTTGGGAAGAAAATCACGGTGAAGGGATCACCGTCGCTGTTATTGATACAGGTGTATCAAGAGTTCCCGATCTGCGAGAAACCGAGTTTGTCGAAGGCTACGACTTCGTCAACGATCGCAGCAATGCCGAGGACGATAACGGTCACGGAACCCATGTAGCGGGAACAATTGCCCAATCGACCAATAATAACTACGGGGTAGCCGGAATCGCCTACAAAGCCAAAATTATGCCCCTCAAGGTACTTTCCGGGACGGGTGGGGGAAGCGTGGGAGATATCGCCGAAGCGATCCGTTTTGCCGTCGATAATCAAGCCGATGTCATCAATATGAGTTTAGGGGGTGGAGGCGAAACCCAAGTAATGAAAGAGGCGATCGAATATGCCTATAGTAAAGGTGTGGTAATCGTCGCCGCCGCCGGTAATGCCGACGATAATTCCGCCGCCTATCCCGCCCGTTTTCCCCACGTTATCGGCGTTTCTGCGGTAGATGCCTCCGGAAATAAAGCTCCCTATTCTAATTTCGGGGCCGGAATCGATATTGCTGCCCCCGGCGGCTCCGATACGGGTAAAATTATCCAAGAAACCATCGATCCCGCTCAGGGGGGGGAACCGGCGTTCCTCGGTTTTCAGGGAACCAGCATGGCAGCCCCTCATGTTGCTGGGGTGGTAGCTTTAATCAAGGCCGCGGGAATTAAAGAACCCAGTGCAGTTTTAGAGGTTTTGCAACAGTCGGCCCGTAAGATCAATGATGATCCCTTTAATCATTTTGGGGCCGGACAATTAGATGCGGGCAGTGCCGTACAATTGGCCCTAAAAGGACAGATTACTTTCCGGGATTTTTGGCGTTGGTTGCGCGATAACGGTTATCTCAATCCCCGTTTCTGGATTGATGGCGGTGCGGTGGCGGTTTTGCCCAAAATGGCGATGGTTTTGGGTTCTTATCTCCTCGCTTGGTGGCTGAGAAGTTATTTTCCCTTCTCCTGGAACGGATTTTTGAATGCTGGTCTAATTTTTGGCAGTTCTGGCTTATTTTTCCTCAGAGGTCTTTATATCTTCGATTTACCCCAATGGCCTTTCCGAGTCATGGGGAGTTCTCTTTCTGACTTAGGAGGCGTTATTCAGGGAAGTTCTGCCCTTAATCCGCTTTTTGCCAGTGTTATCCTGCCCTTTGTCCTGATTGCTCTGCTTTTAGGCCATCCCCAAGCAAAATGGTTAGCGGTGGGGGTAACTTTAGCCATGGCGGTGACTTTAGGTATCAGTGCTGTTATCCATCCTACTCTGATCTGGTTAGGTTCTGGCAGAAGCGCTCAGGCATTTTTGGGCGTAAATGCGCTTTTATGTCTCGGTTTAAGTTATTTAGCCCTAAAAAGTGCTACTTCATCCCGATACGCTTAA
- a CDS encoding response regulator: MSNHKILVIDDSKVIRMHIRDMLPEGNFEVLEAKDGLEGYHLIRAENPNLIILDFLLPKMSGWEVFQQIESEDNLKSIPLVLMSGRKEEVVEKIPEPFQHFAFIEKPFDQKQLVQAIKEAMAKAKQYSPKPTVSSPKLEELTGDYTTDIQTLHAQISQMQTEMASMKRQMAQLVAFIKKKLA, translated from the coding sequence ATGTCAAATCATAAAATTCTCGTTATCGATGACAGTAAAGTGATCAGGATGCACATTCGCGATATGCTACCAGAGGGTAACTTTGAAGTCCTCGAAGCTAAAGACGGATTAGAGGGCTATCATCTCATCCGGGCTGAAAACCCGAATTTGATTATTTTGGACTTCCTTCTCCCGAAAATGAGCGGTTGGGAGGTGTTTCAGCAAATCGAAAGCGAAGATAATCTCAAAAGTATTCCCCTAGTGTTAATGTCGGGACGGAAAGAGGAGGTAGTAGAGAAAATCCCCGAACCTTTCCAGCATTTTGCCTTTATTGAGAAGCCTTTTGACCAAAAACAATTGGTACAAGCAATTAAAGAAGCGATGGCCAAGGCCAAACAGTATTCTCCTAAACCAACAGTTTCTAGCCCGAAACTAGAGGAACTCACTGGGGATTATACCACCGATATTCAGACTCTCCATGCCCAAATTTCCCAAATGCAAACAGAAATGGCAAGTATGAAGAGACAAATGGCTCAATTAGTGGCTTTTATTAAGAAAAAACTGGCCTAG
- a CDS encoding DUF1350 family protein yields MNWQEIAGNWVFLPRRPRGIIHFLGGAFVAAAPNITYRWLLESLGNSGYAIVATPFVNTLDHKSIARTVLNRFDNIIERLRWNHSLPQGYLPIYGLGHSMGCKLHLLIGSLYEVEREGNILISFNNYPIRRAIPFIEPLQIDTTFNLEFTPSPEETNELIFQDYAIRRNLLIRFQDDTIDQSLVLNPLLKKRFNDLITLRTLPGNHLTPLSQDVSWQTGEVFTPLDAIGQWLKQGLARDNSRLKDEILHWLNPVLPASR; encoded by the coding sequence ATGAATTGGCAAGAAATAGCAGGTAATTGGGTTTTTCTCCCCCGTCGTCCCCGGGGTATCATTCACTTTTTAGGTGGGGCATTTGTGGCGGCAGCCCCGAATATTACCTATCGTTGGTTATTAGAAAGCCTTGGTAATTCAGGATACGCTATTGTTGCTACTCCCTTTGTTAATACCCTCGATCATAAATCGATCGCCCGCACAGTTTTAAACCGTTTTGATAATATTATTGAACGTCTGCGCTGGAATCATAGTCTGCCCCAAGGTTATCTCCCCATCTACGGATTGGGTCACAGTATGGGGTGTAAACTACATTTATTAATCGGTAGTCTCTACGAAGTCGAACGGGAGGGAAATATCCTAATTTCCTTTAATAATTATCCCATTCGTCGAGCTATTCCCTTTATCGAACCTTTGCAAATTGACACCACTTTTAACCTCGAATTTACCCCTTCTCCCGAAGAAACGAACGAGTTAATTTTCCAAGATTATGCCATTCGTCGCAATCTTTTAATCCGTTTTCAAGACGACACGATCGATCAATCTCTGGTATTAAATCCCCTGCTAAAAAAACGCTTTAATGATTTAATTACCCTGCGAACTCTCCCGGGCAATCATCTCACTCCCTTGAGTCAAGATGTCAGTTGGCAAACCGGAGAAGTATTCACTCCCCTCGATGCGATCGGCCAATGGTTAAAACAGGGACTTGCCCGGGATAATTCCCGTCTCAAAGATGAGATTCTCCACTGGTTAAATCCCGTCCTTCCGGCCTCTCGTTAG
- a CDS encoding Uma2 family endonuclease: MVKAQSFSESEIIYADSDGKPMADNTKQFRWIVMIKENLECLFAENDHVFIAGDLLWYPVEGDNKTCQAPDAMVVFGRPKGDRGSYKQWLENQIAPQVVFEILSPGNTKAEMRRKWQFYQRFGVEEYYLYDPDANYLQGWWRRGDQLEMIPAIDNWLSPRLQIRFQLESPQLAIFYPDGSRFLTTLEIKQKAELAEQQAQQERQRAELAEAKLARIEAQLRAMGINLEES; encoded by the coding sequence ATGGTAAAAGCCCAATCTTTCTCTGAGTCGGAGATTATCTATGCCGATAGTGATGGTAAACCGATGGCCGATAATACCAAACAGTTTCGCTGGATCGTGATGATCAAGGAAAATCTCGAATGTTTATTCGCAGAGAATGACCATGTGTTTATCGCCGGCGATCTGTTGTGGTATCCGGTCGAGGGAGATAATAAAACTTGTCAAGCACCGGATGCTATGGTGGTGTTTGGCAGACCCAAGGGCGATCGAGGTTCCTATAAGCAATGGTTAGAAAACCAGATTGCGCCGCAGGTGGTCTTTGAAATTCTCTCTCCGGGCAACACTAAAGCTGAAATGCGCCGAAAATGGCAATTTTATCAGCGTTTTGGCGTAGAAGAATATTATCTCTACGATCCCGATGCTAATTATCTACAGGGTTGGTGGCGAAGGGGTGATCAATTGGAGATGATTCCCGCGATCGATAATTGGCTGAGTCCGCGGCTACAGATTCGTTTTCAACTGGAGAGTCCCCAGTTAGCTATTTTTTATCCCGATGGCTCCCGGTTTTTGACCACCCTAGAAATCAAGCAAAAAGCGGAATTAGCCGAACAGCAAGCCCAACAGGAACGTCAACGGGCCGAATTGGCTGAGGCAAAATTAGCCCGCATAGAGGCGCAATTACGGGCAATGGGGATTAATCTAGAGGAAAGCTAA
- a CDS encoding FIST signal transduction protein — MSDRIEWINALSTRPSLEAAVTEVVEKVQDKLVGSADLAIIFISSAYASDYPRLVPLILDKLPVTVLIGCGGAGIVGMGEREKAREIEASPALSLTVAHLPGVEVQPFYIEAAEMPDLDSSPSSWTELLGVEAAKNPQFILLADPFSSRVNDLLEGLDFAYPGSAKIGGLVSGGMIERSGGLFYHDQQKPRNTYLYRQGTVGIALSGNIIVETIVAQGCRPIGPIYQVSEGERNIIISMTGKGADGTSQPPLNLLRDLIASLSEKDRELAQHSLFIGIARDEFKMQLRAGDFLIRNVLGVDPRQGAIAIGDRVRPGQRVQFHLRDADTSALDLELLLQAFPQEKPDSSEVLGALIFSCLGRGENLYEKPDFDSGLFQRYFANVPLAGFFCNGEIGPVAGRTFLHGYTSAFALFRQGI, encoded by the coding sequence ATGAGCGATCGCATCGAGTGGATTAATGCCCTATCAACCCGTCCCTCCCTAGAAGCGGCGGTGACGGAGGTAGTAGAAAAAGTGCAAGATAAATTAGTCGGATCGGCAGATCTAGCCATAATTTTTATTTCTTCTGCCTATGCCAGCGACTATCCCCGTTTAGTTCCCTTAATCTTGGATAAACTCCCCGTTACTGTGCTGATCGGCTGCGGTGGGGCGGGGATTGTCGGCATGGGTGAGAGGGAAAAAGCGCGAGAAATCGAAGCGAGTCCGGCTTTAAGTCTCACCGTCGCCCATTTGCCCGGTGTGGAAGTGCAGCCCTTCTATATCGAAGCGGCGGAAATGCCCGATCTCGACAGTTCCCCCTCTAGTTGGACAGAATTATTAGGGGTAGAAGCGGCCAAAAATCCCCAATTTATCCTTTTAGCCGATCCTTTTTCCAGTCGCGTCAATGATCTGTTAGAGGGTTTGGATTTTGCCTACCCCGGTTCGGCCAAAATCGGCGGTTTAGTCAGTGGTGGCATGATCGAACGTTCTGGGGGTCTATTCTATCACGATCAACAAAAACCCCGTAATACCTATCTCTATCGTCAGGGAACCGTAGGAATCGCCCTTTCTGGCAATATTATCGTCGAAACTATCGTCGCCCAAGGTTGTCGTCCCATCGGACCGATTTATCAGGTGAGTGAGGGAGAACGCAATATTATCATCTCCATGACCGGTAAAGGGGCCGATGGGACTTCGCAACCACCTTTAAATCTACTGCGGGATTTAATTGCCTCCTTGAGCGAAAAAGACCGAGAATTAGCGCAACACTCCCTTTTTATCGGTATTGCTAGGGATGAGTTTAAAATGCAGTTGCGGGCCGGGGATTTCTTAATTCGCAATGTTTTGGGAGTAGATCCTCGTCAAGGTGCGATCGCAATTGGCGATCGAGTTCGTCCGGGGCAGCGGGTACAATTTCACCTCCGCGATGCCGACACTTCCGCCCTAGATTTAGAATTACTTCTGCAAGCTTTTCCCCAAGAAAAACCCGACAGTTCGGAGGTACTAGGTGCTTTAATCTTTTCCTGTCTCGGCCGCGGGGAAAATCTCTACGAAAAACCGGACTTTGATTCGGGTCTTTTTCAGCGTTATTTCGCCAATGTTCCCCTCGCTGGTTTCTTTTGCAATGGAGAAATCGGGCCTGTGGCTGGTCGCACTTTTTTACACGGTTATACCTCGGCCTTTGCCCTCTTTCGTCAGGGGATTTAA
- a CDS encoding SemiSWEET transporter, with protein sequence MNIIELIGIVAGILTTVSFLPQVIKTWRYRSAKDLSLTMFICFCLGVFLWLIYGIYMSSKPIIVANFVTFILAGTILYFKIKYD encoded by the coding sequence GTGAATATTATCGAACTAATCGGGATCGTGGCGGGAATATTAACAACTGTCTCCTTTTTACCCCAAGTGATTAAAACTTGGCGTTATCGTTCGGCTAAGGACTTGTCCCTAACTATGTTTATTTGCTTTTGTCTGGGGGTTTTTCTTTGGCTAATCTACGGGATTTATATGAGCAGCAAACCGATTATTGTCGCTAATTTTGTTACTTTTATCTTAGCGGGGACAATTCTCTATTTTAAGATTAAATATGATTAA
- a CDS encoding L,D-transpeptidase: MRVLLPILCLCLGMGEFLLNPPVSPVNSLPATTATRTETRLLLNLKKRRVFVYQVQKIIASYPGAIGRPGWETPTGQFRMIQMVREPVWEHPFTGQLVPSRKNNPLGVLWLGFWTNGENFIGFHGTTPENLIGSAVCHGCVRMRDRDIKALFEKVQIGTSVIVIAQ; encoded by the coding sequence ATGCGAGTTTTGCTGCCGATTCTCTGTTTATGTCTAGGAATGGGGGAATTTTTGCTCAATCCCCCAGTTAGTCCCGTCAATTCCCTTCCCGCAACCACGGCAACCCGAACGGAAACCCGTTTGCTGCTGAATTTAAAAAAAAGACGGGTTTTTGTTTACCAAGTACAGAAAATAATTGCTTCTTACCCAGGGGCGATCGGTCGTCCGGGTTGGGAAACCCCGACGGGACAATTTCGGATGATTCAGATGGTGCGGGAACCGGTCTGGGAACATCCTTTCACCGGTCAACTGGTGCCATCGAGAAAAAACAACCCTTTAGGGGTGCTTTGGCTCGGATTTTGGACTAATGGCGAGAATTTTATCGGTTTTCACGGTACAACCCCAGAAAATCTCATCGGCAGCGCCGTCTGCCACGGTTGCGTCAGGATGCGCGATCGAGATATAAAGGCTTTATTTGAAAAGGTACAAATCGGCACTTCAGTGATAGTAATCGCTCAATAG